atgacaatccgtcttatgttggtgaacatttgtgccaagttacatcaaaatccctccatgcatgaagatgaaatgctccagacaaagtcattcttgtgtctgacctttggtctctaagggtgaccttgacattagaccctgggcctgggttttgcgcataacatgttttCTCATCCAGGgcaatatttgtgccaactgatatctaaatcctgttttgcatgacaaagttatagactggacaggaaaaaaatcctactgacctttgatctcaaagtgtgaccttgacctttaaggtagggcactgggtgttgcgcacgacatgtcatctcatcatgggaacatttatgccaagtaatgttgtaatcccttgatggatgtcagagttctggatcggacaggaaaaaacctaattgacatttgacctccaattgtgaccttgacctttaagctaagggtccggaatttgcgcatgacacgtcgtctcatcatagggaacatttatgaaaagtaatattaaaatcccttaatgaatgtcagagttatggaccggacacgaaacagaccctgttcatgatatgttaacatttgactgctaagtgtgaccttgacctttaagctaggggtctgaaagttgtgcatgacacattgtcttattatgaggtacatttgtgcaaagtaatattaaaatcccttcatggacgacacagttatagaccggacaggaaaaaagccctgttgacttttgacatccaattgtgaccttgacctttaagctaggggtccgggttttgcgcatgacacgtcgtctcatcatgggaaacatttgtgccaagtaatattaaagtctcttcatggatgacagagttatggaccggacacgaaattgcggacggacggaatgacggaaaagcgcattcctatagtccccgaaactggttttcaaccagaagGGGACTAAAAAGAAACATGTTACCTTCTGACTCCTTTTGCTTTTCCAGTTCATCAACCCTTTTCGATACAGTGTTGATATCTTCCTTTACGTCTGCAACACCTTTCTCcatattttgcactttttcttCTAATTTTCCCTCCATTTTTTGCATCTtctctatttgtttttctatttcgTTTTCTGCTTCAGGATCAAGAGGACCAGTTTTGCAATCATCAATAATTTGTTGTAGGTTCTTAACAGGATTTTGCACTAAGCTGTTCAGTCTATGGAGAgcctgcaaaataaaatatttaccagGCTCAATTGTATTAATGTAATTATATAGTCCTTCAGCTAACATATCTCGTTATGTTAATTAAATATACCCTTTTGTCTTTTTCTTTCGTTTCGTTAACatatgttttatatcaatatCCACGGAATCCATGTAAAACTTTCCAAATAGCAAATTGGCGAAAAGGTCAGGTATAATATACTTCAATACAACTGTAAAAATCTTCTGAAACTAAAGCCTCATAGAGGAAAGATTCTAATGGACGCATTATGCtagtatcttaaaaacaagataCGTTAGTGTCAAGATAATATTAATGATGAACATTTACTTTGTATATCATATTTACAtgcaataaaacactttttatcgTATTGCAAATATATTGTCCTGTATGAGGATATCTTAGGGTGATTCTTCATCtgtcaagttttcataatgggagtctttGCGAAAACCACAATTGTAATAGTGAAACAATGAATAAGTCTGTaagcttgtttttgagatattttaccatCTCATCCGCACATTTTAAGCTGGTTTTGAGccaatatttttaattatttaacgtgtcaggtggtttatgtcatatttcatatttagaaAGGTAGTTATGTTGccattgtaattaattaatttacaggttgccattaattcataaaataattttcaattttgttcgtGTTCCTGGTAGTTTACGATAATGAAGGTCACTTTTCTTGATAATGTTTTAGCACTCATATGATTGCTGAAGTTTAGAGCCCCACAGTTATCCGTACTGATGCGTTCGGTTGGCAAGCCATCAGTTAGTTATAAATGGAAAGTTTCAATTATCAACAGCAAATTGTTAACAGAATATTTAACATTAAGAACGTACCCTTTCTATATCATCCCATTTAGCTACAAAATCAGCCTCTTGAATTCCTACTGTCGAGGATATATGCGCAAACTGAAAGATATAATGATATATAAGTATGTAATGTGAAAGCTATATACTGAGTAAAAGGCAGACATATGTTGTAAAATCCGTTAAGCACGAATGCAACAAACGTTAAATACATCTGTAGTGGACATCTAGACATGGATAGTTCAATGTAATGAAAATTAAATTCCTAGGCAACACTATTTGCAAACCGTACCTCAATTGTGACCGTTAAAGTATAACcagatatttctaattttaccATAATTGTGTTTCTCAGACTAATGTCTATAAAATATCAATGATGCAAATCAGTTGTTTAAAGTGTGGCCATTAAACTATAGCATGTAATCTATTATCTTACAGAAATCGTTTACTGCGTAACTGATGCGGTACGTTTTTATGTACAACGTACATGAGCGTGTTTATGTAAATGTAATTACTTCGAATAATACAAGCGTAGTTATAAGAACTTTGAAAGTCTGTTTGTATAATATGAAGGCACACACCTTTATATTAAAAACTTGATAAGTTCCAAAATACTAAATGAAGTAGACAAAACTAGGTATCCATTTAATCAGAAACTTCATTTCAGAACAAAAATTAAATCTATGTACTGCTATACTAAACAGCATGTAGCACAATTATCATTTAAGGTTAAATCAGCATTTTTCGTGTTCTTAATACGACTTGTATGATTATTTCTTGGTGGAATAAAAGAACCCATACTTACTTCATTGCGATACATTCGCAAACGATATAAATCTGCTTCTTGTGAAATATCTCCTGGCGGAGGGGTAACATTCCAGTTGTACTTGGGATTTAACCCAAAATGTTTCAGGCTCCTTAGCAAGCATATAGCAAGTGTAAGGTCAAAATCTGCCGTTGTAGGAATGCCATTTTGCGGATACAGCAAATCAAACTGAACCTTCGTTATTTTACTCTTTGTCCTCAAGTTGTTTATAACTCTTCTTTCACGAGCCAAAACGGTTGTTAGTGGAGTATTAGAGCATCTCTCGTCAATTAAATTCCTAACAACTAGTGTTCCGCTGTCTGTGTTAAGCGTTAGTAAACGGTAAAGATAAACTCGGTTGTTTGTCGGCGCTGCTGTAGCCATGTTCACAATCCTTGTATGTTTATTTCATCTCATAATTCAGTTGTTCGTTGAGATCTGTTGAGATacagaaaatgatttaaatacgTTGTAAAGTTAAGAAATAATGGCAAGCTAATAACATCATGGTTTAAACTATTTCTCGTTTGCCTTACACAACAGACAGTGATTCTAAAATATCAACGAACATGCCTGTTCTGTATCTAAAGTAATACAATACCTGACACCTAAATATCAAGGTTGGAAGTAGTAAgattgaagcaaaaaaaaaaaaaaccaacaacaaaagaACGATTGACATAGAATATCAAACCTCAGATCGGAAGTTTAACTCCCTAAATTCTATCCGTAGCAATTGTAAAGGGTGTAGTTATATTACATCAATCAATTATGTATCGATCTTCCCCTATTTCTCTCTATAGCAACTGATTATTGCTTCCAAAACTTATTGTTCTTTTAAATTATCATAAACCAATATACTAGTACTAAGGGTGTAATAAAGATGACGCTGGGGCGGGATCACAGATTTCCATCAGATTTCAACTTTGGGATGGAAAGATATGTACGACTGGCTAACATGTTGGTACtcttaaagaaaagaaatatcaatttgtttAATGTAGGAGAAATTGTACTAAAAAAGCATAATTTGTCATGAAATTAATAAATAGTTTGCTTCACTTCTTGAATACCTTAAAACAGATATTGTGCCCCAATGATCGCTGAAATTGATAGAATATATATTAATAGAGTGGATATATGTATGTCTTAAACAATGTCTGCATCGTAGAAAAAAATCCTAGGGaatgtcttttatgaaataaataacattttattcagATGTTTGCACACGATACTTTCCGTCTATACGAAAGGAAATGAGGGGAGGGAAATTGTTACATTGTTACATTTTAtgaacaatgttcaatatcagaTCTGTTTAATATTGATCAAATTTGATTAAttcaataaaactgttttaaaaactaaaagatgcttttgtagaaaagcgcatgtctaccccaatgcatagtcatacaGACAGAaggtcaataggggacaggagcaaaagtgtAAGCAACACTGGTGGCTGGATGCAATAGGAAtaatctatttggcatgtccaatcattccacaaGGTTTCAGCATTCTGGactaagtggttctcaagttataaattggaaactgttttccatattcaagcccctgtgaccttgacctatgattgggtgaccccaaaatcagtaggtgtcatctactctgcatgtccaatcatcctatgaagtttcaaaagtagttctcaagttactgaccggaaatgtttttccatgttcaggtcctgTTACCtcgacctttaatagagtgaccccaaaatcagtagaggtcatctactatgcatctccaatcatcctatgaagtttcaacattctgggtcaagtggttctcaagttattgatcgaaaatggttttccatgttcaggcccctgtgtgaTTTGAACttcaggcatacagacactaaatagaaaaatggcgcgaaaaaaaatggtagtcgcataatggcggatgcaaatagtcctcagtttttttgctctgtagagctattttccttattttctttgcaatttttttgctaaaatcacatgacagatctatgcttgacatgtaggtagcatttccataatgaaataacaacctgacaaaatttttcatggaaacttagatcatgcACCACTAGTATattttggggtctcattttttagctgattttgcagtttgtgtgtttgactgaaattatttttcttgcatcaaacatgacccccatttttcttttgattttaagttagtactgacaatattcttcaagaaaatgtaagttacagaaatttaaaatgggtcctgatgtgtgttgcggtcattggaaataggtcaattttatataaaataaagaacaacaactatttagtgtgttataacctataagatgacattggtaaaaaatgaaatctggccagatgatattggaaatgggctactttgattagaatttgatagaaaatgacaaattaattgcaattttgttgaaaataaggataaaacccaaaaatatcatattttcactgttttgagtgtatttttgcaaaaactgcatatttataggctactgattgctgttttctggccatcagaggtaaaagggtacatattaaacagtttaaatgtgtaatttgcatgcagatcagagtagaaaatgtcaaaacagggcaaaacaaggctgcatttagggtagctgcttcaaaattatgtcgtgACAGCTATTTTAGACAAAATCTGATGCTTTGTCTTacggtactgaaaatgccataaaaacttggaaactgttgatatgaagctaaaaccttgtattttttcatgtatttgggtttcttgtacatttcaaatgaaactggcacagtgtcagagaaaaaagtttttcttatattcaacagacagaccccaaaatcaataagggtcatttactctgcatgaccaattatcctatgaagtttcaacattctgggtcaaatggttctcaagttattgatcggaaatggttttccatgtttaggcccctgtgaccttgaccttcaactctgcatgaccaattatcctatgaagtttcaacattctgggtcaaatggttctcaagttattgatcggaaatggttttccatgttcaggcccctgtgaccttgacctttaatagactgatccaaaaatcaataggggtcatttactctgcatgaccaatcattctgtgaagtttcaacgttctgggtcaaatggttctcaagttattgatcggaaatggttttccatgttcaggcccctgtgaccttgaccttcaacagaatgactccaaaatcattagggatcatctactctgcatgaccattcatcctataaagtttcaacattctgggtcaagtggttctcaagttattgatcggaaatggtattccaggttcaggcccctgtgacctcgacctttgacggagtgaccccaaaaacaataggggtcgtctcctctataagccctgccaccgtatttagtttgaaggttctaggtcaaatggttctccagttattgctcggaaatgaagtgtgacgtacggacgaacgggcagggcaaaaacaatatgtctcccctagagtggggagacataattagttaCAAAGAGTTTATCAAGCCAATCATCCCAGAGGTCATAGACATTGAAATTACAATTAGCCCTCACTCGATCTCCCTGTTATTCATTATTTTCTGAAAGtgtaaaaaattatattgatagGTATCATTCAACAGTAGGGAAAACTTCTCGTTCAGGAAGTCAATCATTGGGTTTTCCCCTACTTCCTGAACAGGGAACTAGATTCTAAATTTAGTAACTTGTTTCCCGTTTCTGGAAGTAAAATCAAGTTTTTTTACTTGATGTTTTTAAAAGATCTGGTgcataaaattaaacatagtATCAATAAATTAGATTCACCAAACTTGAGAAATATGGTTAAATTTCAGCATTGAaattactttatttcaaaatttccttaaCTGAAAACTTAACTCCCCGATCTGGAAGCTCATTAAATAGAATTGTCGTATTGTCTTTCTATAACAGAGTACATA
This DNA window, taken from Mercenaria mercenaria strain notata unplaced genomic scaffold, MADL_Memer_1 contig_4250, whole genome shotgun sequence, encodes the following:
- the LOC128553720 gene encoding E3 ubiquitin-protein ligase DZIP3-like; the encoded protein is MATAAPTNNRVYLYRLLTLNTDSGTLVVRNLIDERCSNTPLTTVLARERRVINNLRTKSKITKVQFDLLYPQNGIPTTADFDLTLAICLLRSLKHFGLNPKYNWNVTPPPGDISQEADLYRLRMYRNEFAHISSTVGIQEADFVAKWDDIERALHRLNSLVQNPVKNLQQIIDDCKTGPLDPEAENEIEKQIEKMQKMEGKLEEKVQNMEKGVADVKEDINTVSKRVDELEKQKESEGTQKAVRDETPSLLQRLYRQLTYPKRKKGNVTSVIINLKLFLISVAHKQY